From the genome of Streptomyces sp. NBC_01317, one region includes:
- the scy gene encoding polarized growth protein Scy: MRGYERQESHRADDDHLSRFEAEMERLKTAREKAVQHAEDLGYQVEVLRAKLHEARRNLATRPSYDNADLGYQADQLLRNAQIQAEQMRTDAERELRDARAQTQRILQEHAEHQARLQAELHAEAVQRRQRLDQELAERRQTVESHVNENVAWAEQLRARTESQARRLLDESRAEAEQSLAAARAEAARVTDEARRRLSSEAESTRAEAEALLQRARRDAERLLNAASAQAQELTSHAEQLRTSTTAESDQARQQAGDISRAAEQRMQQAEERLREARAEAEKVDAESKEAAAKRMAAAESQNEQRTRTAKSEIARLVGEATQEAEATKAEAEQALADARAESEKLVAEAAERARTVAAEDSAAQLAKAARTAEEVLNKASDDAQATIRSAGEEAERIRREAEAEADRLRGEAAEQADQLKGAAKDDTKEYRAKTVELQEEARRLRGEAEQLRADAVAEGERIRGEARREAVQQIEEAARSAEELLTKAKADADEARSNATAESERVRTEAIERATTLRRQAEETLERTRAEAERLRVEGEEQAEATKKAAEDAAAALREETERGVESRKAEAAGELTRLHTEAEQRLASAEEALTDARGESERIRREAGEETDRLRAEAAERIRTLQAQAEQEAERLRTEAAADSAQSRAEAETHAVRLRTEAATEAERLKNEAQETADRIRAEAAAAAERVGVEAAEALAAAQDEAARRRREAEQTLAAARAEADQERASVREQSEELLASARKRVEEAQAEAQRLVEEADRRATELVAAAEHTAQQVREAVAGLQDQAEQEIAGLRSAAEHAADRTRTEAQEEADRVRGDAYAERERATEDANRIRTRAHAESEAAQALAERTVGDAIAEAERLRADSAEYAQRARTEASDSLVASEQDASRARAEAREDANRIRGDAAAQADRLVTEATSEVERMRAEAAEAMGAAQQAAERLRAEAERVKAETEDAAERLRNEAQEETDWLLDEARKDAAKRRADAAEQADQLINKAQEEALRAATEAEEQADRMVAAARKEAERIDAEATIEGNSLVEKARTDADNLLVGARRDATAIRERGEELRQRVESEIEQLHERARRETSEQLRTAGERVDALMKAAEEQRAEAARKAEELVSEANSEASRVRIAAVRKAEGLLKEAELKKAELTKEGEKLRADAQQAAKQMVEDGERDLDVLTRRRADIQTEISRVQDVLEALGSLEAPSGPAKDNPVKAGAAAGTNRSGGKSSDG; the protein is encoded by the coding sequence GTGCGGGGCTACGAACGCCAGGAGAGCCACCGAGCTGACGACGACCACCTCTCGCGGTTCGAAGCCGAGATGGAACGGCTGAAGACCGCGCGGGAGAAGGCCGTCCAGCACGCCGAGGACCTCGGTTACCAGGTCGAGGTATTGCGCGCCAAGCTGCACGAGGCGCGCCGCAATCTGGCGACCCGTCCCTCCTACGACAACGCCGACCTCGGCTACCAGGCCGACCAGCTGCTCCGTAACGCCCAGATCCAGGCCGAGCAGATGCGTACGGACGCGGAGCGCGAGCTGCGCGACGCCCGTGCCCAGACCCAGCGGATCCTCCAGGAGCACGCCGAGCACCAGGCCAGGCTCCAGGCCGAGCTGCACGCGGAGGCCGTCCAGCGGCGCCAGCGCCTCGACCAGGAGCTGGCCGAGCGCCGCCAGACCGTCGAGTCGCACGTCAACGAGAACGTCGCCTGGGCCGAGCAGCTGCGCGCCAGGACGGAGTCCCAGGCCCGCCGCCTGCTCGACGAGTCGCGCGCCGAGGCCGAGCAGTCGCTGGCCGCCGCCCGCGCGGAGGCAGCCCGGGTCACCGACGAGGCCCGCCGGCGGCTCAGCTCCGAGGCCGAGTCGACCCGCGCCGAGGCCGAGGCGCTCCTCCAGCGTGCCCGCAGGGACGCCGAGCGGCTGCTGAACGCCGCGTCCGCGCAGGCGCAGGAGCTCACGAGCCACGCCGAGCAGCTCCGTACGTCCACCACCGCCGAGTCCGACCAGGCCCGCCAGCAGGCCGGGGACATCAGCCGGGCCGCCGAGCAGCGGATGCAGCAGGCCGAGGAGCGGCTGCGCGAGGCCCGCGCGGAGGCCGAGAAGGTCGACGCGGAGTCCAAGGAGGCCGCGGCCAAGCGGATGGCCGCCGCCGAGTCGCAGAACGAACAGCGCACGCGTACGGCCAAGTCGGAGATCGCCCGGCTGGTCGGCGAGGCCACGCAGGAGGCCGAGGCGACGAAGGCCGAGGCCGAGCAGGCGCTCGCCGACGCCCGCGCCGAGTCGGAGAAGCTGGTCGCGGAAGCGGCGGAGCGGGCCCGTACGGTCGCGGCGGAGGACTCGGCGGCGCAGCTCGCCAAGGCGGCCCGTACGGCGGAGGAGGTCCTGAACAAGGCGTCCGACGACGCCCAGGCCACCATCCGGTCGGCGGGCGAGGAGGCCGAGCGGATCCGCCGCGAGGCCGAGGCCGAGGCGGACCGGCTGCGCGGCGAGGCGGCCGAGCAGGCAGACCAGCTCAAGGGCGCGGCCAAGGACGACACGAAGGAGTACCGCGCCAAGACCGTCGAGCTCCAGGAGGAGGCGCGCAGGCTGCGCGGCGAGGCCGAGCAGCTGCGGGCCGACGCGGTCGCCGAGGGCGAGCGCATCCGGGGCGAGGCGCGGCGCGAGGCCGTCCAGCAGATCGAGGAGGCGGCCAGGTCCGCCGAGGAGCTGCTGACCAAGGCGAAGGCCGACGCGGACGAGGCGCGGTCGAACGCGACGGCGGAGAGCGAGCGGGTCCGTACCGAAGCCATCGAGCGCGCCACGACCCTGCGCAGGCAGGCCGAGGAGACGCTGGAGCGCACCCGCGCCGAGGCCGAGCGGCTGCGGGTGGAGGGCGAGGAGCAGGCCGAGGCGACGAAGAAGGCGGCCGAGGACGCCGCCGCCGCGCTGCGCGAGGAGACGGAGCGGGGCGTCGAGTCCCGCAAGGCCGAGGCGGCGGGCGAGCTGACCCGGCTGCACACGGAGGCGGAACAGCGCCTCGCGTCGGCCGAGGAGGCGCTCACCGACGCCCGCGGCGAGAGCGAGCGGATCCGCCGGGAGGCCGGCGAGGAGACGGACCGGCTGCGCGCGGAGGCCGCCGAGCGGATCCGTACGCTCCAGGCGCAGGCCGAGCAGGAGGCCGAGCGGCTCCGTACGGAAGCGGCGGCGGACTCCGCGCAGTCCCGCGCGGAGGCGGAGACGCACGCGGTACGGCTGCGCACGGAGGCCGCGACGGAGGCGGAGCGGCTCAAGAACGAGGCGCAGGAGACCGCCGACCGGATCAGGGCCGAGGCGGCGGCCGCCGCCGAGCGGGTCGGGGTGGAGGCCGCGGAGGCGCTGGCTGCCGCGCAGGACGAGGCGGCCCGGCGCCGCCGCGAGGCGGAGCAGACGCTGGCCGCCGCCCGCGCGGAGGCGGACCAGGAGCGCGCGAGCGTCCGCGAACAGAGCGAGGAGCTGCTCGCGTCGGCCCGCAAGCGGGTCGAGGAGGCGCAGGCCGAGGCGCAGCGGCTGGTCGAGGAGGCGGACCGGCGCGCGACGGAGCTGGTGGCCGCCGCCGAGCACACGGCCCAGCAGGTACGGGAAGCGGTGGCCGGTCTCCAGGACCAGGCCGAGCAGGAGATCGCCGGGCTGCGGTCGGCCGCCGAGCACGCGGCGGACCGTACGCGTACGGAGGCGCAGGAGGAGGCCGACCGGGTGCGCGGCGACGCGTACGCGGAGCGGGAGCGGGCCACGGAGGACGCCAACCGCATCCGTACGCGCGCGCACGCGGAGTCCGAGGCGGCGCAGGCGCTCGCCGAGCGGACGGTCGGCGACGCGATCGCGGAGGCGGAGCGGCTGCGGGCCGACAGCGCGGAGTACGCGCAGCGGGCCAGGACGGAGGCGTCCGACTCGCTGGTGGCGTCCGAGCAGGACGCGTCGCGGGCCAGGGCCGAGGCCAGGGAGGACGCCAACCGGATCCGCGGCGACGCGGCCGCGCAGGCCGACCGGCTGGTCACGGAGGCGACCAGCGAGGTCGAGCGGATGCGCGCCGAGGCCGCCGAGGCGATGGGCGCGGCGCAGCAGGCCGCCGAGCGGCTGCGGGCCGAGGCCGAGCGGGTCAAGGCGGAGACCGAGGACGCGGCGGAGCGGCTCAGGAACGAGGCGCAGGAGGAGACGGACTGGCTGCTCGACGAGGCGCGCAAGGACGCGGCCAAGCGCCGTGCGGACGCGGCCGAGCAGGCGGACCAGCTCATTAACAAGGCCCAGGAGGAGGCGTTGCGCGCCGCCACCGAGGCCGAGGAGCAGGCGGACCGGATGGTCGCCGCCGCCCGCAAGGAGGCCGAGCGCATCGACGCGGAGGCCACGATCGAGGGCAACTCCCTGGTGGAGAAGGCCCGTACGGACGCGGACAACCTGCTCGTGGGGGCCCGGCGCGATGCCACGGCCATACGCGAGCGGGGCGAGGAACTGCGCCAGCGCGTCGAGTCCGAGATCGAGCAACTGCACGAGCGGGCCCGGCGCGAGACGTCCGAGCAGTTGCGGACGGCGGGCGAGCGGGTCGACGCCTTGATGAAGGCCGCGGAGGAACAGCGTGCCGAGGCCGCGCGGAAGGCGGAGGAGCTGGTCTCCGAGGCCAACTCCGAGGCGAGCAGGGTCAGGATCGCCGCCGTGCGCAAGGCGGAGGGTCTCCTCAAGGAGGCCGAGCTGAAGAAGGCCGAACTGACCAAGGAGGGCGAGAAGTTGCGCGCGGACGCCCAGCAGGCCGCCAAGCAGATGGTCGAGGACGGCGAGCGGGACCTGGATGTTCTCACCCGCAGACGCGCGGACATCCAGACGGAGATCTCCCGTGTCCAGGACGTGCTCGAAGCGTTGGGGTCATTGGAGGCACCGTCGGGCCCGGCGAAGGACAACCCGGTCAAGGCGGGTGCGGCGGCCGGAACGAATCGTTCGGGTGGCAAGTCTTCCGACGGCTAG
- a CDS encoding cellulose-binding protein: MSDTSSPFGFELVRRGYDRGQVDDRITKLVADRDSALARITALEKRIEELHLETQNAQAQVSDAEPSYAGLGARVEKILRLAEEEAKDLREEARRAAEQHRELAESAAQQVRNDAESFATERKARAEDEGTRIVEKAKGDASTLRSEAQKDAQAKREEADALFEETRAKAAQAAADFETNLAKRREQSERDLATRQAKAEKRLAEIEHRAEQLRLEAEKLRTDAERRARQTVETAQRQSEDIVADANAKADRIRSESERELAALTNRRDSINAQLTNVREMLATLTGAAVAAAGSPADDEPISRGVPAQQSR, encoded by the coding sequence ATGAGTGACACATCCTCCCCATTCGGCTTCGAGCTCGTGCGGCGTGGTTACGACCGTGGTCAGGTGGACGACCGCATTACCAAACTCGTCGCCGACCGTGACAGCGCCCTGGCCCGTATCACCGCGCTGGAAAAGCGCATCGAGGAGCTGCATCTCGAAACGCAGAATGCTCAGGCCCAGGTCAGCGACGCGGAGCCGTCGTACGCCGGCCTCGGCGCCCGCGTAGAGAAGATCCTCCGCCTCGCCGAGGAGGAGGCCAAGGACCTGCGCGAGGAGGCCCGTCGCGCGGCCGAACAGCACCGTGAGCTCGCCGAGTCGGCGGCCCAGCAGGTCCGTAACGACGCCGAGTCGTTCGCGACGGAGCGCAAGGCACGGGCCGAGGACGAGGGCACGCGCATCGTCGAGAAGGCGAAGGGCGACGCCTCCACCCTGCGTTCGGAGGCGCAGAAGGACGCGCAGGCCAAGCGCGAGGAGGCGGACGCGCTCTTCGAGGAGACCCGCGCCAAGGCCGCCCAGGCCGCCGCGGACTTCGAGACGAACCTCGCCAAGCGGCGTGAGCAGTCCGAGCGTGACCTCGCGACGCGTCAGGCGAAGGCCGAGAAGCGCCTGGCGGAGATCGAGCACCGCGCCGAGCAGCTGCGCCTGGAGGCCGAGAAGCTGCGTACGGACGCGGAGCGCCGCGCCCGTCAGACGGTGGAGACCGCTCAGCGTCAGTCGGAGGACATCGTGGCCGACGCGAACGCCAAGGCCGACCGGATCCGCAGCGAGTCGGAGCGCGAGCTGGCGGCGCTCACCAACCGCCGCGACTCGATCAACGCCCAGCTGACCAACGTCCGCGAGATGCTGGCCACGCTGACCGGTGCCGCGGTGGCCGCCGCCGGCTCCCCGGCCGACGACGAGCCGATCTCCCGCGGGGTGCCGGCGCAGCAGTCGCGCTGA
- a CDS encoding ABC transporter ATP-binding protein, whose translation MIEVEGLTKRFGRKVAVDQLSFEVRPGVVTGFLGPNGAGKSTTMRMMLDLDNPSGGSVRIDGKRYRDLTEPLKHIGALLEAKAMHGGRSAYHNLLCLAQSNRIPERRVSEVLDMVGLTAVARKKSKGFSLGMGQRLGIASALLGDPEILMFDEPVNGLDPEGIHWIRNLMKALAAEGRTIFVSSHLMSEMALTADHLIVIGQGRLLANTSMARFIHDNSRSYARLRSPQRERLSDVLAAEGYTPVETEGGVLEIDGAETEELGELAARHGIVLHELSAQRASLEDAFMQMTAESVEYHAHAAADGGPPREFEGKGA comes from the coding sequence ATGATCGAGGTTGAGGGTCTCACCAAGCGCTTCGGCCGCAAGGTCGCCGTCGATCAGCTCTCCTTCGAGGTCAGACCCGGTGTGGTGACGGGTTTTCTGGGGCCCAACGGCGCGGGCAAGTCGACCACGATGCGGATGATGCTCGATCTGGACAACCCGAGCGGCGGCTCGGTCAGGATCGACGGCAAGCGCTACCGCGACCTCACCGAACCGCTCAAGCACATAGGGGCGCTGCTGGAGGCCAAGGCCATGCACGGCGGCCGGAGCGCGTACCACAACCTCCTCTGTCTGGCGCAGAGCAATCGGATCCCGGAGCGCCGGGTGTCCGAGGTACTGGACATGGTCGGGCTGACGGCCGTGGCGCGGAAAAAGTCCAAGGGTTTCTCCCTTGGTATGGGCCAACGGCTGGGAATCGCCTCGGCGCTGCTCGGTGATCCCGAGATCCTGATGTTCGACGAACCCGTCAATGGCCTGGATCCGGAAGGAATTCACTGGATCCGCAATCTCATGAAGGCCCTTGCGGCGGAGGGCCGTACGATCTTCGTCTCCAGCCATCTGATGAGTGAAATGGCCCTGACAGCGGATCACTTGATCGTGATCGGCCAGGGACGGCTACTCGCGAACACCTCGATGGCCCGGTTCATCCACGACAACTCCCGCAGTTACGCGCGCCTGCGCTCCCCGCAGCGCGAGCGGCTGAGCGACGTCCTCGCGGCGGAGGGGTACACGCCGGTCGAGACGGAGGGCGGGGTCCTGGAGATCGACGGCGCCGAGACCGAGGAGCTGGGCGAGCTGGCCGCGCGCCACGGCATCGTGCTGCACGAGCTGAGCGCGCAGCGCGCCTCGCTGGAGGACGCCTTCATGCAGATGACGGCGGAGTCCGTCGAGTACCACGCCCACGCGGCGGCCGACGGCGGCCCGCCCCGGGAGTTCGAGGGCAAGGGAGCCTGA
- a CDS encoding ABC transporter permease: MTTAPAVLQSEWTKIRTVSSTTWTLISALVVTVALGAVLCAVYNATFDDLDDAQRATFDPTFASFSGMVLGQLAMVVFGVLVVGSEYSSGMIRTSLAAVPRRSLFLFSKIFVAGVLALIVGLLTGFLSFFLGQALLGDHSTTIGEPDVLRAVIGSGLYMALIAVFSMGVAAMLRSSMLSLGILMPFFFLVSQILAAVPGAKDVARYFPDQAGRKILQVVPDAMNSDRAPYGPWEGLGILVLWVAAALVGGWIVIKKRDA; the protein is encoded by the coding sequence CTGACCACGGCACCGGCGGTTCTCCAGTCCGAGTGGACCAAGATCCGTACGGTTTCCTCCACCACCTGGACCCTGATCAGCGCCCTGGTGGTGACCGTCGCCCTGGGCGCCGTCCTCTGCGCGGTGTACAACGCGACGTTCGACGATCTCGACGACGCCCAGCGGGCCACCTTCGACCCGACGTTCGCCAGCTTCTCCGGGATGGTCCTGGGCCAGCTCGCGATGGTGGTCTTCGGGGTGCTCGTGGTCGGCTCCGAGTACTCGTCGGGCATGATCCGTACCTCACTGGCCGCCGTGCCCCGGCGCTCCCTCTTCCTCTTCTCCAAGATCTTCGTGGCCGGGGTGCTGGCCCTGATCGTCGGGCTCCTCACCGGTTTCCTCTCCTTCTTCCTCGGCCAGGCGCTGCTCGGCGACCACAGCACGACCATCGGCGAGCCGGACGTCCTGCGCGCGGTCATCGGCAGCGGGCTGTACATGGCGCTGATCGCCGTCTTCTCGATGGGCGTGGCGGCGATGCTGCGCAGCTCGATGCTGTCGCTGGGCATCCTGATGCCGTTCTTCTTCCTGGTCTCGCAGATCCTGGCGGCGGTCCCGGGCGCCAAGGACGTCGCGCGATACTTCCCCGACCAGGCCGGCCGGAAGATCTTGCAGGTGGTGCCCGACGCCATGAACTCGGACCGGGCGCCGTACGGGCCCTGGGAGGGCCTGGGGATCCTGGTCCTGTGGGTCGCGGCGGCGCTGGTCGGTGGCTGGATCGTGATCAAGAAGCGCGACGCCTGA
- a CDS encoding ABC transporter ATP-binding protein, whose translation MIEAIGLTKRYGAKTAVHNLSFQVRPGTVTGFLGPNGSGKSTTMRMILGLDQPTAGSVTVGGHPFRRLPNAPRQVGALLDAKAVHGGRTARTHLLSLAQLSGIPAARVDEVLGVVGLQDVARRRSKGFSLGMGQRLGIAAALLGDPQVLLFDEPVNGLDPEGILWVRNLMKRLASEGRTVFVSSHLMSEMAVTADHLIVIGRGQLLADMSVTDFISANSADFARVRTAPVDPPRREKLMSALAEAGGQVLSEPDGALRVTGLPLPRISDLAHDADVRIWELSPHQASLEEAYMRMTQGAVDYRSTADALEGFQPPPQGWGQGQGYGAPVPPVVREAPQQGWYAPPPPGQNPYATPAAPAAAPVPAPAPAPAPAPAEASAPAPAAAPAPAPAVQTTPRDSDSNEDAR comes from the coding sequence ATGATCGAGGCGATCGGCCTGACGAAGCGCTACGGCGCCAAGACGGCCGTGCACAACCTTTCCTTCCAGGTACGGCCCGGCACCGTCACCGGGTTCCTGGGCCCCAACGGTTCCGGCAAGTCCACGACGATGCGGATGATCCTCGGCCTCGACCAGCCCACGGCCGGCAGCGTCACGGTCGGCGGCCATCCCTTCCGCCGGCTGCCGAACGCGCCGCGCCAGGTCGGCGCGCTGCTCGACGCGAAGGCCGTGCACGGCGGCCGTACGGCCCGTACCCACCTGCTCTCCCTGGCCCAGCTGTCGGGCATCCCGGCGGCCCGGGTGGACGAGGTGCTCGGGGTCGTCGGCCTCCAGGACGTGGCGCGGCGGCGTTCCAAGGGCTTCTCGCTCGGCATGGGCCAGCGGCTCGGCATCGCGGCGGCGCTGCTGGGCGATCCGCAGGTGCTGCTGTTCGACGAGCCGGTCAACGGGCTCGACCCCGAGGGCATCCTCTGGGTCCGCAACCTGATGAAGCGGCTGGCCTCCGAGGGCCGTACGGTCTTCGTCTCCTCGCACCTGATGAGCGAGATGGCCGTCACCGCCGACCATCTGATCGTGATCGGACGCGGGCAGCTGCTCGCCGACATGAGCGTCACGGACTTCATCTCCGCGAACTCCGCGGACTTCGCGCGGGTACGGACCGCGCCGGTCGACCCGCCGCGGCGGGAGAAGCTGATGTCCGCGCTGGCGGAGGCGGGCGGCCAGGTGCTGTCCGAGCCGGACGGCGCGCTGCGGGTCACGGGGCTGCCGCTCCCCCGGATCAGCGATCTCGCGCACGACGCGGACGTAAGGATCTGGGAACTGTCCCCGCACCAGGCCTCTTTGGAGGAGGCGTACATGCGGATGACGCAGGGCGCGGTGGACTACCGGTCGACGGCGGACGCGCTGGAGGGTTTCCAGCCGCCGCCGCAGGGCTGGGGACAGGGCCAGGGGTACGGCGCCCCCGTACCGCCGGTGGTCCGGGAGGCGCCGCAGCAGGGGTGGTACGCACCACCGCCGCCCGGACAGAACCCGTACGCGACTCCGGCGGCGCCGGCGGCCGCTCCCGTACCGGCTCCGGCTCCGGCTCCGGCTCCGGCTCCGGCAGAGGCTTCCGCTCCCGCCCCAGCAGCGGCCCCGGCCCCCGCCCCGGCCGTTCAGACGACACCGCGTGACAGCGACAGCAACGAGGACGCCCGATGA
- a CDS encoding ABC transporter permease subunit, protein MTTPYQQPAPQPPAPQWGTGPVGGYVSPIPVRRATLGDAVASEWTKIRSVRSTMWTLGVMLVLMVGIGTLTALVVSTSTDSLNDDVLTLGFFGVLLGSICVITLGVLTISSEYTTGMIRTTLTACPSRVRVLGAKSLVFFLLIFVLTVVTTALVGALQVAITDADSPSGEVWFRSTVGVSLYLATLGLLALAVGALIRHSAGAITIMIGVVLMPLVLAMFMFADSLGTLRDGLFDYSIPNQLAVFYDNAGVSGNGAGPSGWEPLWIMIGVTAVAMTGAFFSLDRRDV, encoded by the coding sequence ATGACGACCCCGTACCAGCAGCCCGCTCCGCAGCCGCCGGCCCCCCAGTGGGGCACGGGCCCGGTGGGCGGCTACGTCTCCCCGATCCCCGTACGCCGGGCCACGCTCGGCGACGCCGTCGCCTCCGAGTGGACCAAAATCCGGTCCGTACGGTCCACGATGTGGACGCTCGGGGTGATGCTCGTCCTGATGGTCGGCATCGGGACGCTCACCGCCCTGGTGGTCTCCACCTCCACCGACTCGCTCAACGACGACGTGCTGACCCTCGGCTTCTTCGGGGTGCTGCTCGGCTCGATCTGTGTGATCACGCTCGGCGTGCTGACGATCTCGTCGGAGTACACGACCGGCATGATCCGTACGACCCTGACCGCGTGCCCCAGCCGCGTCCGGGTGCTCGGCGCCAAGTCGCTGGTCTTCTTTCTGCTGATCTTCGTGCTCACCGTGGTCACCACGGCGCTCGTGGGCGCCCTCCAGGTGGCGATCACCGACGCGGACTCGCCGTCCGGGGAGGTGTGGTTCCGCTCGACCGTCGGCGTCAGCCTCTACCTGGCCACGCTGGGGCTGCTGGCGCTGGCCGTCGGGGCGCTGATCCGGCACTCGGCGGGCGCGATCACCATCATGATCGGCGTGGTCCTGATGCCGCTGGTGCTGGCGATGTTCATGTTCGCCGACTCGCTCGGCACGCTGCGCGACGGGCTGTTCGACTACTCGATCCCCAACCAGCTCGCCGTCTTCTACGACAACGCGGGGGTCTCCGGTAACGGCGCGGGGCCGTCCGGTTGGGAGCCGCTGTGGATCATGATCGGGGTGACGGCGGTCGCGATGACGGGCGCCTTCTTCTCACTGGACCGCCGCGACGTGTGA
- a CDS encoding ATP/GTP-binding protein: MSPRRNRPRGGEKPTGPTGDEGDRYGGFQRSEGWQGEQWSVRHVAGASAAGKRYRCPGCDQEIPSGVAHVVAWPEYGGVEDRRHWHQACWNAKDRRTSRVQRSRNAPRY, translated from the coding sequence GTGTCCCCGCGCCGCAACCGCCCCCGAGGCGGCGAGAAACCGACCGGTCCCACCGGTGACGAGGGGGACCGGTACGGCGGTTTCCAGCGCTCGGAGGGGTGGCAGGGCGAGCAGTGGTCCGTGCGCCACGTCGCGGGGGCGAGCGCCGCGGGCAAGCGCTACCGCTGCCCGGGCTGCGACCAGGAGATCCCCTCGGGGGTCGCGCACGTGGTGGCCTGGCCCGAGTACGGCGGGGTGGAGGACCGGCGGCACTGGCACCAGGCGTGCTGGAACGCGAAGGACCGCCGCACCTCGCGGGTGCAGCGGTCCCGTAACGCGCCTCGGTACTGA
- a CDS encoding LLM class flavin-dependent oxidoreductase, with the protein MRVGAFVLAAQFPGQGQGEALHRAVRTAEVGEESGLDAVWLAEHHFVPYGVCPSAVTLAGLLLGRTRCLRVGTAVSVLPNVHPVALGEQAALLHLVSGGRFSLGVGRGGPWVDLEVFGGGLRAFEEDFPESLDLLLRWLRESRVGAAGERFTFREVAVVPRPDELLDTAGPEVVVACTSPRSVRLAGERGLPMLLGMHAGDDEKAEMVALWRTYAHAAGHDPRLSHVSVGVAQIADTAAEARESLVKAMPGWLRQGLGAHVTVDGRERPMRDPVAYTELLCGLHPVGSPRLAADRLAATAERTGITRFALLVEGSGDLAATEENVRRLGTDVLPLVN; encoded by the coding sequence ATGCGTGTGGGAGCTTTTGTGCTCGCGGCCCAGTTTCCGGGCCAGGGACAGGGGGAGGCGCTGCACCGGGCGGTGCGTACCGCCGAGGTCGGCGAGGAGTCGGGGCTGGACGCGGTCTGGCTGGCCGAACACCACTTCGTGCCGTACGGCGTGTGCCCGTCGGCCGTGACCCTGGCCGGGCTGCTGCTCGGCAGGACCCGGTGCCTCAGGGTGGGTACGGCGGTCAGTGTGTTGCCGAACGTGCATCCGGTGGCCCTCGGCGAGCAGGCCGCGCTGCTGCATCTCGTCTCCGGCGGCCGGTTCTCGCTCGGGGTGGGCCGGGGCGGGCCCTGGGTGGACCTGGAGGTGTTCGGCGGCGGCCTGCGCGCCTTCGAGGAGGACTTCCCCGAATCCCTCGACCTGCTCCTGCGCTGGCTGCGCGAGAGCCGGGTCGGGGCGGCGGGCGAGCGTTTCACCTTCCGTGAGGTCGCGGTGGTGCCCCGGCCGGACGAGTTGCTGGATACGGCGGGCCCCGAGGTGGTCGTCGCGTGCACCTCACCCCGGAGCGTCCGGCTGGCGGGCGAGCGCGGGCTGCCGATGCTGCTGGGCATGCACGCGGGGGACGACGAGAAGGCGGAGATGGTCGCGTTGTGGCGTACGTACGCCCACGCGGCCGGTCACGATCCGCGCTTGTCCCACGTGTCGGTGGGGGTCGCCCAGATCGCCGACACCGCCGCGGAGGCGAGGGAGAGCCTGGTGAAGGCGATGCCCGGCTGGCTGCGGCAGGGGCTCGGTGCCCATGTGACGGTGGACGGCCGGGAGCGGCCCATGCGCGACCCCGTCGCCTATACGGAACTGCTGTGCGGCCTGCACCCGGTGGGCTCCCCCCGGCTCGCCGCGGACCGCCTGGCCGCCACGGCGGAACGTACGGGCATCACGCGCTTCGCGCTGCTCGTCGAGGGTTCGGGCGACCTGGCGGCGACGGAGGAGAACGTACGGCGGCTGGGAACCGACGTACTCCCCCTGGTGAACTGA
- a CDS encoding SCO5389 family protein: MSLDVSPALLEQAERGEVDEAAFVDCVRTSLPYAWEMISSLVAQLKVDGGQFADNQTPPPDEQARGQLLRALASDAIRGALQRHFGVRLAFQNCHRVAVFPLDPSVDERLARFTSIRGQLLNQSPELRDC, encoded by the coding sequence ATGTCGCTCGACGTCTCACCGGCACTGTTGGAACAGGCCGAGCGAGGCGAGGTCGACGAAGCTGCTTTCGTCGACTGCGTCCGGACCTCCCTGCCCTACGCGTGGGAGATGATCAGTTCTCTGGTGGCTCAGCTGAAGGTGGACGGTGGACAGTTCGCCGACAACCAGACGCCGCCGCCGGACGAGCAGGCACGTGGTCAGTTGTTGCGCGCCCTCGCGAGTGATGCCATTCGCGGTGCGTTGCAGCGGCACTTCGGAGTGCGTCTCGCCTTCCAGAACTGCCACCGTGTCGCGGTGTTCCCGCTGGATCCCTCGGTCGACGAGCGGCTGGCCCGATTCACCTCGATCCGTGGCCAGTTGCTCAACCAGTCCCCCGAACTCCGGGACTGCTGA